AGGGGCCGTCTCAGCTGGGCCATTCAAGCCCAGTTTGGCCCTGTCCTCTCGACCAATTTGATCAGCCCATATCAGTCCCATCCTGACTCCTTGCAACAATATCATTACAGTCGTGTCTGGATTTTCGTGCTTTCATCTTAGATTCTATCATTATTAATGatggatcccatccacattaataagaGTCCCATCGACACCTTACTGCTACATGGATGTTTTCGTCGGTGCTTAAAATTTTGTCCCATCATCTGCAGACGTATAGCTAATACAGGAAGATTTCTCCACCTCCCATATATCAACCAGCTTTTCCTTGGAGTCATGATATGCTTTTTCCACCAACTTGTCGATACTCGGCATTTCCTTACTCGCTTAGTTACTTGAGCGTCGAAGTATTATTTTAGGGACCAAACGACGGATCAGCAGACCAAACCAGATAACctctttcttctccctttcGGATTCATTACACTAGTGTAGGCCAACGAATCTCGATCGATTAATTCCGAACGTcaacaaatatttaatacaatttattGGAATATTGTAcatttttgtttaataaaaaataattaaatgttagttgaacatcgtaaatcttttatttatttatattaatattcctAATCAACGTTTCCAACTCCTTCCAGTGGATACCAGTAAATATGGTATGTACtgattatttataaatagtCAGTCACGTGCCATTAAAACGGAAAAATCTATTATAGTCATAAAATCCTCGTAGTATTATCATAATCATTCAACAAATATACATCGATTTCCAAAAATGTGAAATCTCTCATTTAAGGGTATTTGTAATTTAGCTTCAAAATTTTTGTATGAAGGGTTAATTATGGAATTCAGTATTGAGATTCGAATACGAGACTCTAATCGACTATATAGCGACTACAGTTTAAGGGCTCCTTAAATTCTAATTTGTGCTCGCTCTCAATCGCTGGACTATATTTGTGGAGGCAACAAATATACATCTTTGTACGGGAATGAGAGGATTTATGTTTATAACGTAAAAGAATTAAAAGCGAATGTtatgttctctttactgtttttaaatcatttttaatttttgattttttaaaataatgaaaatacgttgtatttgctgtttttaaaaataaaaaaaattataaaaaaaactctaaactcaaaatatatttatttatttatattttattattataatagaaaaaatattacaaaattcattaactttaaaatttatatatattgataataatatattaatattaaatatttataatttactgaataatcaaatttattaaataaaatatcaagagaacgtattttttaatttttttaaaaatagattattaaaataaaaaattaaaaataaaaaaataaaaaataaaaaataaagaaaacacaaCCGAAGTTCTCCTGCTTTTTTCTCTAGCTTCTCAAAACATGAATTTTTAGAGTCCTCAAACAGCACATGAAAGCAAAGAAATTGGGTGGGGCCCAGCCATATGATACCACAGTTTAAGGTGGTGTTCCCATCTGCTTGTACACTATATCAaccttttaatataaaattttattatgttaagtttagagtattttttaaattaaaatataaaatatttaagataaaattagaaagtattttaaaatttttattaaattatttattaaatttcttaaaatagaatgaataatataagtatcattttttttttatctataagatctaaaatatgcttatcttaaggagggagagataaatatatttgaaaaatatcaaataagaaatcaagtgatttattttctaagaattatcagataaatttaacaaacacattgaaaAGAACAACAGtctgaaatattttctatatcttatttttttcgatttatatcttaattaacaaacattacctatatttatatgatatttttgatatatttaaaaataacaatagtATGTTACGCAGGGGCAGAGCCAACAAAATTTTTCAATGAAGACGAGGCGAGTAAGCAAGGGGAGAGTCAACGAGGGTGAGTAATGAGCGATGATCGAGGGCGAGGGCCAAGGGGGGTGGCAAGGGCAAGGCGACGAGTGATGGATTCAAAGAGAGGCAGCAAGTAAGAGCGATTGAGTGTGGCGAGGGATCAAGAAGGGTGAAAGGGGTGAACGACTTCAGCGATGGTCTGACGAAGGCATGGAGCAAGTGAGAGCGAGAGACAAGCAATTGACATTGAGCGAAAGGGAGAAGGGTAAGGGGGTGGGCGGCTGGGCGCTCGAGCGAGAGAGGAGGCTTTCTAAATTTATTATGGCCACGAGTGTAGGCAAAAATTAATGGCGGGCCAAGAGTGGCTTTGCCCGTGATGTTATGCAATTACGTAATAAAACGACATCCAATACTTATATATGTTGAAGCATAAGTTATGTATATCTATCTCATTAAATGCTCTTTTACCCTTCTACGGTTGAAATACGGGGAAATTAGATTGGGATTGACAAAGACTGGTGTGCCCCATAGTCAAACGCTGATTAGAATTGTATCGGAAGGATATGCTCTTAAATTTAGACGACTTTAGTTACACGTCGCAAACAAGATTAGTTTAAGCAACGGAATATATAGAAGCTAACATTTTTCCTCATCCTTAGTCTTAACTCTTAACAGACAAACTAGAGAAAATTCAAGGAGCCTGCTCACGCACGTTATTAGACATACTAGACATCCTTAGTCTTATATACCTCTTTCAATGAAAATTTAAGGGTAATTAGTAGTCAGTCCAGCTATATGACAAGTTAATTAAGCAAAGGGTTATTTCATTCCCAACCACCACAATCCCAAACAAACCATGAACCCAAAGAACCACCCTGTGCTAGCCAAGTCAACCAAGCTCTTATCATGCACCAACTCATTTCcattttaaaaatgtcatttatacatttcaatttgatattgttattaaaaaaaaaatatttatcataaatgtCAACCTCAAACATTAACATTCAAATAGCATTTTAGTTAAAATTGGGTGTGGGTCCCACTCTTTCGTACAGATAAAAAGCATTTGAGCCGTTCCTTCCgataaagaatatatatgtCATTCAAAATGGAGTAGCACTagttagggaaattctatttagaACCCGAAAATTTACTCTTCAAAACTCACgtcccatcaaaattttcaataattttagtATACCTCTTTTACCCCCACAACCCACAGCAAAGTCTCTtctccgatcacctctcatcCCCAGCCAtcacctaaatatataaatacgcaCTCACAtatacttatacatatatatatacacacagcatGGCCACGGCAATGGCAGTCGCGACCATGCAACCCagtgcacacacacatatacactcacacacttatataaatatatacacactcacacacacttatatatatatatatatacaagttccatggccgcggccatggaaaccccccgcacctcgcggtgcgggggtttctgcaatccccgcaccgcgaggtgcgggagTTTttgaaatccccgcacctcgcggtgcgggggtttcagCAACCCCCGCACCGTGAGGTGCGGGGATTTCTAAAATCTCCGCACCTTGCGGTGGGGGGAATCAAGCCTTCCCCGACTACTGGGAagacttgattaaatttgttttattttaattgaatttgttttattttatttattttattttaattaaatttgttttattataataaaataaaataaaaaataatataaataaataaattctaaatatctgtattttaagtaattataaattaactaattttaaattttaaatcattgtaattaagtgttgaatttttaatacttaaaaaaatttaaaatttattttattgaattacttaaaaatatgcatatctaaaaatcctatcatcatttaaaataattttttttaaatatatatatctttacctaatttaataagataaatttaaaaatcctatcatcatttaaaatatattctttttaaatataaaaaaaatatattttaaatgatgatagaatttttagatatgtgtatcttcaagtaatttaataagataaattaattaattttaaattcttttaagtattaaaaattcaacaccatgatttaaaatttaaaattagttaaattataattacttaaaatgcagaaatttaaaaattatttatttgtattattttttaattttattttattataataaaaattttaattaaaataaaaatataaaaagtcttcCCGACTGCTGGCAGTCGAGGATTTCAGcaatccccgcacctcgcggtgcgggggttgctgaaactcccgcaccgcgaggtgcgggaaTTGctgaaatccccgcacctcgtGGTGCGGGGGTTGCTAAAAACCTCCGCACTGCGAGATGCGGAGGTTTTCATGGCCACGGCTaccatggccgcagccatgtttttgtgtgtgtgagtgtatatatatatatatatataggtgtgtataagtatgtgtgtatatatatatgtgtgtgtgttgggttgctgtgtgtatatatatatatatatatatgggtgggTGTGTGAGCTTGCTAGTTgtatggccgcggccatgctctgtatatatatatgtatgtgtttgtgtgtatatgatgtaggagggaaagagagatgcgAGATAATGGTCGGCgatgagaggtgatcggagaAGAGGGTTGGCTGTGGCTGTGGGGGgataaaataggtattttaaaattattagaaattttgatGGGACGTGGGTTATGAAGAGTAATTTTTCGGGTTCACGATAGAATTTCCCCACTAGTTAATAAGGGTAAATCACATtaaatatcactaaattttagtgtACTCTTCATTTttagttactaaattttaattttttttaatatgatcacagaagtttaaaaaattttgtaatgtgGTCACATGTATGATTTTCTGGTTAatgtgacaaataataaaaattattatgcaaTGACAACTAATCAGAACGTGCCACttgtcaatatatataataatattatattaaaatattattgcataatatttttattgctTGTCACATCAACATCACGTCACCCACATCGACTATAAAGTGGttgaaaaatcttatatatgactatattttaaaactttttaaacttatgtgatcatattaaaaataattaaagtttagtgatcaaaataaaaaacacattaaaatttagagtgtgtttgattgcacacatttttcatgaaaaatatgtaattattacacattttttatgaaaaacaattaaacactcttaattttttcatgaaaaaatatgtatagtacaaccatttaaagtttctttccatggaattcattttttaagggggtgagatggtttttattttctagataaTATTACCTagatttaaattctaaataatacaatcaaacaTATATTTAGTGATATTTGATATGATTTACTCAATTAATTGGGATAAGACCGTACTGTATCGTACCGTACGGCAGCTGCATCTTCAAAGTTCAAACGTTTGTTTGCTCGTGATCCtcttggtttgttgtttgttccATTAACGTTGGTTGGTTAGTTCGTTCCACAAGAGACGGCGTGCATTTGCCAACGGCGACAATATCAATTGGAATTGGGTAAGGCATGCATGTTAACAAGAACTAGCTAAGCGATGACGTACGCCCGCCACTGCGACGCATGGACTTGTGCCAGAGATGGGCCTTCTTCTAGCTAGTTTTGCCTTACGTCATGATTAGTAATTTACATGCatctaataatataattaaataattcaaaaaataaaatattaagtttcATGGACACCTCATTTGCAAATGGATCATGTAAGTAATTAAGATGGGGGCATGGATGCAACTGGCACAACTTTGCTTTGAttagctaaaaataaaataaaatctgtgGATCGATGTGCTCGTTGTTTCGTTGGTACCGTTCTTTGGTCTAATTAGTTTTGAAGTTTGAAGCCGCCTGGAGGTCAACTGAAGATCTCACCAATTTTGACCACCTCCGCACCAACCattaatacatacatacatcaaTATATGCACAAAATACATTAGCATGCATTTATAACTCACTGAAACATCttgaaattaaaggaaaaatattattgatacaTCATGATATAGATCTTAAGTTACATAATGATGTTTCaatgtctaaaatattttcacccAAGGTACTGAGGCGCAGTGAGATAAGTAGGGCTGGCAATTTTGGACACGACCTGgttacacgacacgacacgacacggagTTAAGTGAGTTAGGGTTGGGGTTAATCAGGTTCGGGTCAtaaacgggtcaacccgtttatgacacgattattttcgtgtTTTAGGCGGGTCAATCCgtctaacccgtttagacacgaaatgacacgtttaattaaacgtgttaacgggttgacccgaacacgttaacacgattatatacgaaatgacacgtttaattaaaagggttagtgggttgatctaAACACcttaacacgattatacacgtttaaaactaaataacacgtttaacaagTGACATTGCACGATTcgtttaaattaaacgggttaaataGGTTAACAGGTGATACGACACGACACGACATTTttagttaaacgggttaaaTGGGTcatgttacacgtttaataaacgtgttgtgttcgggtttaaggaatttgacacgattattaaacgaGTCGTGTTCAGGTTAGCCTGAcacgtgttatacgtgtgttTCAACATGACACGATTATGACCCGCTAACACGAATTGACACCCCTAGAGACAAGgagtatttatgttatttatggacattatataatctaaaatatacataaatgatgcacaaatatcaatattcaaAGTTAAAAGATTGGTAGATTTTGTTCTAAGAAGACTCATTAAGGCCACTATTAAATGAACAAGTCAACAGCCAGTCAACAGTGCAAAGTTATCCTCGATCACCAAAAATTTATTCGAAgaatattaactttaaaatacgACAAATTAATAGAAGATCAAATAACACATCAAATAATGAACCAAACATGTAACAAAATCACTTTTTATAACGTATTTCtacaaatatttgaatatttacaaatataatgaattaattattatcatgCATCGGTAGTCTTCAATTGTTGGGTCTGGATCCCCCAATTGATGTGatgcattaatatattattgctTTCTCCATTCGGGTTGTTGGAATTAATCATCCAGAGTCTACATGTAATGTTGTCGAGCCGTCACATCCAACCAATCTTCTCAGAAAAGTAAACTCCAATGGCACCGAATGCAAAACTGATCTGGACGTTAAACCCAAAACCTgggaatgaattaattaagCAATCTGCAACCAGGTGGGGGACATCTTGGCGGCCAACTTGAGATGATTCTGGATGGGCGTCAAGTTCAGATCTAGAGACAGAGCTCTTCTCTTGCTGCCGCTACTGCTAATAGTATTATCCGTCGCCGGTACAATCTCCGCCGATTGGGTGCTGGTGGTAGCACTGCTGACGCTGACGGCGGAGGCGCGGTGGCGCCTCATGTGGCCGCCGAGGGCTTGGCCGATGCCGAACTCGAGGCCGCAGTGGGGGCACTCGTGGGTCTTGGGCTTAGGCGGGGAGCTTGGCTTCTGGACGTGGAGGTGGTTTCCGGCGCCCGCCATGAGCCGGGGCTTCTTGTGGCTGGCCCTGTGGCCTCCCAGAGCTTGGAACGACGAAAACTCCCGGTTACAAGTCTTGCAGGTGAAGAGCCGGCGGGCCGGCGGCGCAGTTTTGCCGATACGAGACAGCAGCATGAGGGAGTTGGCCATCGCCAGCGTCTCCACCTGATGACCTCCATCTTCTCTGCTTCTCTTCATCATCAACACCGTCATGGCTTTGAATAagggaaaattatatatatatatgttatatactGCTTCCAGTGGAAGAAATTAAGCAGATTTGGCTTCTTGATCTGTTTCCTGGGGTTCAAGAAATGAAGCGTGGAGTTATGGCGGTGGGATGGGAAGGAAAATGgtgttggtgtgtgtgtgtatatataaagagaagtagggaataattaattaattaattatattggtGGAAAAATAACGGGTAGCTAGCAAGGTGATTAGTTGGAGTCGGTTGGTGGAGAATAGTGGGTGCATTCCCTAGCTAGCTAGTACTCCTTTAGCTAGGAGGAGCAGGAATAATCGCCTGAGATACGTACGACAAAGACTGCTGCTGCGAAGGAAAGTCCATTTGTTTGACAGTTTTTACaacttttgctctctctctctctctctcttgaagtTTCTCGGATTCTAAAGTTCTGTTCGTGCCtagctagctatatatatatatatgaatggaGTTGcgtttaatttttcaaatttatcgAATTGACCTATTAAAAAACTGAACCACAACCAATCATCAATATTCAATACCCATGCCATGCCGTGCAGGaggattttttaaagaaattatattattattttaattattataaaaaaaaaaagttattataaTCAATGAGATTGGTTCTGTtgcaattaaataataattaattactggACAGGACACACCCAGACCCACCAGGGAGAGGGACCCCCCCCCTCGTGTTCGTGTGCATGTTCATAtacttatatatgcatgctctCTGTGGCGgcattttgatttgattttttgaaagaaTGCAATTGTTGTAGTTTCTTCGAAACTCAGACGTGACATGATTCGCATAATAAGAGCACTTTCGTAGCTAGATGCGATATGCGCGTGAGAGTGAGACAGATCAATTATTAACTGTTGGTCAAAAACTGGGTTGTAAGTTGTAACCCACCCCCCAAAGTGAAAGAAAGCGTTTGGTCTTGGGATATTTAAGGTATGTAGTAATTAATGACTGAGCACAAATTCCAACACGAAGGACTTAATGGACAGCCCATTCCCCTTCCCCTTTCCTTGCTGCAACGTAGTTTTCCATTTTTGGGGCGAAAGTTTAGTTTGGGATTTTGACCAAGACCCACTCAAACACTAAAATTGGAATTGCAAAGAAGCTTCCGAAGCCCATGCCAATTTTACGAGGCAATTACACTCTCATTGCCAAATACTTGACAGTTTTTGTACATTAAATAATAcaagtcatattttttaattgttaaagaAATATATCTTATGTATTAAGTAAgtcttta
This genomic stretch from Diospyros lotus cultivar Yz01 chromosome 1, ASM1463336v1, whole genome shotgun sequence harbors:
- the LOC127811630 gene encoding zinc finger protein ZAT12-like — protein: MTVLMMKRSREDGGHQVETLAMANSLMLLSRIGKTAPPARRLFTCKTCNREFSSFQALGGHRASHKKPRLMAGAGNHLHVQKPSSPPKPKTHECPHCGLEFGIGQALGGHMRRHRASAVSVSSATTSTQSAEIVPATDNTISSSGSKRRALSLDLNLTPIQNHLKLAAKMSPTWLQIA